The nucleotide sequence GCACTATAGCGTGTTCGCGGCGGGGATATTCAGCATGCCCCGTGACTCGCTTTGAAGGGGTATTCCATGATGAAGTCGCGCACCCGTCGCGCACTCGTGCTCACCGGTTCGGCCGTCGCCGTCTCGCTCGCCCTCACCGGCTGCAGCGCGATCAACAGCATCCTCGGCGGAGGAAGCGCCGACGCCACCCGCGACGAGAAGACCGGCCAGGTCACCGAGAGCGCCAACATCGACGTCTTCTCGGTCAAGCTCGGCGACTGCATGCTCGAGACCGGCTCCGGGATGCTCACCGACGCGAACGTCGTGCCGTGCGCCGAGCCGCACGACGAAGAGGTCTTCTACGAGATCAAGATGGAGGACGGCGAGTACTCCGAGGACGCCATCAGCGCCGCGTCCGAGGGCTGCATCGGCGACGCCTACACCTCGTTCGTCGGCGTCAGCTACCAGGAGTCCGCTCTCGACGTCACCACCCTGACGCCGAGCAAGGACTCGTGGGAGCAGGCCAACGACCGCGTGATCCAGTGCATCATCGTCGACCCGGCCGGCCAGGTCGAGGGGTCGCTGAAGGGCGCTGCGCGCTGATCCGACCGCGTCACTGCGAAGGGCTCCGCCACGAGGCGGGGCCCTTCGTCGTTCCCCCTCCCGGTCGTCACCCGTCGGCGGCGCGCAATGCGAGCCAGGCGGCGACGCGGTCGTCCGGATCGGAGAGCGACAGCCCGAGGAGATCCTCGATCCGCCGGATACGGGCCGTCAGCGTCTGACGGTGGATCCGCAGGCGGGCCGCGCTCTCGCTCCACGCGCCGTGGGACGCGAGGAAGACCCGGAGCGTGTCGAGGAGTTCGGCCGACCGCTCCGCACCGCGCAACGGGTCGAGGAGGCGGGCCAGCCGACCGGTCTGGTCGGCGTCGAGAGCGCCGAGCACGAACGACACCGTCGGGATGGCCTCATACCGGACGACGCGTTCGCCCCCGGTGCGCGCGGCCTCGCACGCGTGCCGCGCCTCATCGATGCTGCGCGCGAGCACGTCGGTGCCCGCCGGACGACCGAGCCCGAGATAGAGCGTCGAGGCGAACGCCCTGGCCCGGTGCGCGATCTCTTCTGCATGGTCCTCGCGCACCACGCCGTGGACCACGCCGCGCTGCGAGGTGAAGACGTGCTCGGCGCCGAGCTCGTCGAGCCAGAGCGCCAGGAGATGCTCGACGTCGACGCCGCTGGTGCGCGACGCCAACGCGAAGCCCCTCAGCACGCGCTCGTGCACGCCCCAGCGCCGGAGCAGGCGGGTCGCCTCGTCACCGCCGTGGCGCACGGTCTCGAACATCATCGAACGGCCCAGGCGCTCCAGGTGGCTGCTGTCCCGCGTCCGCATCAGGAGGTCGAGCAGCGCCGCGGCCTGGGAGCTGAGCTCCCGCCCGCGTCCCGAGCTGTCGTTGCGCGGCGCGGTCACCAGCTGCGCACTGATGTCCTGGCCCGGTCCGACCGGATGCACCTGCAGGGCACGATGCCGCACGCGCACGGGGCGTCCGACGGCGACGGCGATGGCATCGTCGATGTGCAGGCTTCCGGCGCCGGCCGTGGTGATCACCTCGCCGTGGCGATCCAGCAGGACGGCCCATCCGTCGATGCGATGCGCCAGCTCCGCGATGACGCCGGTGATGCCGCTGCGGCGCGCGGCGAGCGTCAGCACGCGCATGGCCGAGGTGATGGCCCGCGCCTCGGCGGCCTGGTCGACGGCGAGAAGGGAGGTCAGGGTCGGCCCGAGGAGCGACGGTGCCGTCGGCGCTCCGACCATCGCGGTGATACCGGCGGCCTGCAGGACGCTGCGAAGGCGCGGACCGTCGGCGCTGGTGACCACCACGGCCTCCCGCAGGGCACCGAGACGGTCGTGATCGGCGTCGACGATCGCATGCTCCTCGGCGATGACGAGGGTCGCATGGAGCGCGTCCACGGGCGGGCCGAAGGACGCGAAGTCGAGGACCGCGTTCACGGGGCGTCCGTCGGGAACGGCGCCGGGCAGCAGCGCGGCGCGGAGGGAGCGGGCCACGGAGGCGACATCACGAGCCACCCCCTGATCATACAAGTTGTCGAACGCGCCGTTACCTATTCACACATCTGTCGGATGCCGAGGGGTTCCGCTCTCTCCTAGCATCGTCCGCATCCCCACTTCCCGAAGGATGTCATGAAAGCTGTTGTCTTCCGCGACCCGCAGTCGCCCATCGAGTTCGTCGACGTCGACCTCGCCCCGCCCCGCGCCGGAGAGGTCCGCGTGCGCATCGCCGCGGCCGGCGTGTGCCACTCCGACCTCCACGTCAAGCGCGGCGAGTGGGATGCCGCCGCTCCCCTGGTCATGGGCCACGAGGGTTCGGGCGTCGTCACCGAGCTCGGCGAGGGCGTCACCACGCTGGCCGTGGGCGACCACGTCGTCCTGAGCTGGGTGCCCCCGTGCGGCGAGTGCCGGTACTGCCGAGCCGGACACGAGGCCCGGTGCCAGAAGGTCGCGACCGTCGTCGCTCCCCTCGGCGTGCTCTTCGACGGGACGTCGCGTCTGAGCCGCGACGGCGAGCAGCTGCACCACTACCTCGGCGTCTCGTCGTTCGCGGAAGAGGTCGTCGTCCCGGCCTCCGGCGCGGTCAAGGTGCGCGATGACGCGCCGCTCGACGTCATCGCCGTGGTCGGCTGCGCCGTCGCGACCGGTGTCGGCGCCGTCCTGAACACCGCCGCCGTCGAGCCGGGGTCGACCGTCGCCGTGATCGGCTGCGGCGGCGTCGGGCTGAACGTCGTCCAGGGCGCCCGCCTCGCCGGTGCCGAGCGCATCGTCGCGATCGACGTGCGTCCCGAGAAGACGCAGATGGCCCTGCAGTTCGGCGCGACCGACCGCATCGACGCCTCGCAGGGCGACGCCGTCGCCCAGCTCCGGGAACTCATCCCCGACGGCGTCGACTACGCCTTCGACGCGATCGGCCGGACCAGCACCACCGAGCAGTCCATCCAGATGCTCGGTCTGGGCGGCGCCGCCGTCATCGTCGGACTCCCGCCGACCGGAGCACGCGCCTCGTTCGAGCCCCTCGTCCTCGCCGAGGCCGACCAGCGCATCCTCGGCTCCAACTACGGCTCGGTGCGGCCGTCGATCGACGTGCCCGCCCTGGTGGACCGCTACATGGACGGCCAGCTGAAGATCGACCCGCTGATCTCCGGGCGCCGCCCGCTCGCCGAGGCCGCCGCGGCCCTTGACGACCTCGAGGCCGGCTCCGCCCTCCGCACCCTCCTCATCCCCTGACCGCCGTCCGCGGTCGCCCCCCCCCCTGAAACCCGAATCCAGGAGAACCATGTCAGACACCGTCGTCGCCCCGCCTGGCGCCCCGAAGGACGCCGGTCTCCGCACCGGCGTCATGAGCGGGCCGGAGCTCGCCGCCCAGGCCATCGCCAACATCGCCCCCAGCGCCGTCATCGCCTTCACCGCGGCGGCCATCTTCCTCGGCGCCGGCAACGGCACCATCTACGCCTTCGCCCTCGCCACGATCGTGATCCTGTGCGTCGGCTACTGCGTGGTGGTGTTCGCCCGCAAACACGCATCCGCGGGGTCGCTCTACACGTACGTGTCGAAAGGCCTCGGCCCGTTCGGCGCCTTCCTCGCCGGCGTGACCCTGCTCATCGGCTGCTTCGGAATCGCCGCGGCCTCCCTCAGCGGCTCGGTCAGCTACATGGCGCAGTTCCTGAGCATGCTCGGCCTTCCGGCCCAGGGCCTCGGCTGGGACATCGGCCTCGCCATCGTGCTCGGCGGCCTCGCCACGCTGTTCACGATCCGCGGCATCCGCCTGTCCGCGCGGGTATCGCTCGTGCTTGAGCTCATCTCCGTCGGCATCATCCTCGTGCTGCTGATCGCCGCCCTCGCGTGGGCCGGGCCGGCCGCCTGGGATCCCGCGCAGGTGCTCGCCACCGGCTCCTCGTTCCAGGGGGTCGCGTCCGGCATGGTGCTCGGCATCCTCGGCTTCGTCGGCTTCTCGTCGGCGGATGCCCTGGGGCGTGAGGCGAAGGAGCCCTACAAGGCGATCCCCCGCGCCATCATGTGCAGCGCCCTCGGTGTCGGCGTCCTCTACGTGTTCGCCGCCTACACGCAGATCGCCGTGCTCGGTGACGACCTCGCCACCGCCGCGAGCCCGCTGGAGAGCATGTCCGCCCTCATCGGGATGCCGGGCTGGTTCGCCGCCGTCCTGACGTTCGGGGTCTCGGCCTCGTTCTTCGCGGTCGTCGTCGCCCCGCTGAACGTGATCGGACGCATCGTCTACGTGATGGGCAAGGAGGGCGTGGTCGCGGAGCGGTTCGGCCGGACGCACGAGCAGCACCTCACCCCGCATCGCGTGCTCATCATCGCCGGGGCCGCGGCGGTCACGGTCGACATCGTGCTGCTGCTCGCCGGCGCCGCGACCGGTGACATCCTCGTCTGGGTCAACACCTGGGGCACCTACGGCTACATGGTCGCGTACGCCCTCGTCGCCATCGCCTGTGTCGTCTACACGCAGCGGGCGAAGATGCGGAACGGACTCGTGAAGGTGTGCGCGACGGTGGCCGTCGTCACGATGGCGTACGTCTTCTTCGCGAACGTCTGGCCGGTCCCGGCCTTCCCGTACAACGTGATCCCCTACGTGTTCCTCGCGGCCGTCGCCCTCGCCCTGACCCGGTACGCGTGGCTCGCCCGCCGCCGCCCGGACGTCATCGCCCGGATCGGCAACACCGAGACGAGCGCCATGGAGGGCGTCGGCTGATCGCCCCCACCCGTACGAAGAGCCCCTCCGTCCGGAGGGGCTCTTCGCGTCCCGGGCACCGCCGGAAACAAGCCCCGGACATGAGAGAAGCCCCCTCCGAGGAGGGGGCTTCTCTCATTGGCTCCCCGGCTTGGACTCGAACCAAGAACCTGCCGGTTAACAGCCGGCTGCTCTGCCAATTGAGCTACCGAGGAATGTGCACCGCTGTGCGGGCAACTCGTCCAGCTTAGCAAACTCCGGAGCGTGCTCGTGACACCGGGGCGCCTTTCGCGGCCGTCGGGCGTGTCGCGTTCAGCGGCGGGAATCGGACTCCGCGTTGGGCACCCAGAGCAGGTCCTTGCCCACCCCGCGCGCCACCACATGCCCCCCGCGGAGCATGAGGGTCTCCGCGTTGAGCTCGCGGATGAAGTCGGCGTCGTTGGTGACGAGGAGAGCCGCCATGCCCTCCTCCTTGCGGCGTCGGGTGATCGCGTCGAAGACGACGGGTCGGACCTCGAGGTCGAGGTTGGCGAGGATCTCGTCGGCGATGAGCACCCGGGGCTCCAGGACGAACGACCGGGCGATCGCGACCCGCTGCCGCATCCCCGCACTGAGCTCGTACGGGAACTTCGCCGCCGTGCCGAGCGGCAGATGGAGTTCGTCGAGGAGCGTCGCCACCCGGATCGACAGCGCGCGCGTGTTGACGCGCCGCTCGCGGATGAGGATCGGCTCGGCGATGATCTCGTTGACCGTCAGTCGCGGCGGGAGATCGGCGCCCGCCCCCTGCGGCACGAAGCCGGTGCGGTACGTGAGCAGCCGGTGCTTGCGACCGGGACGACGGATGTCGACCCCGCACACCTGCGCGCTGCCGCCCACGACCCGGACCGAGGGGTCGGTCGACCCGGCGAGAGCGGCGACGAGCGTCGACTTGCCCGAACCCGTGGGGCCGGCGACGCAGATCAGACCGCCGGGCGCGAGCGAGAAGGTCACCCCGTCGACGGCGCGATTGGGCGTCCCGTGGCCGATCCGGTCGATGACCAGATCCGAGCACTCGATGGCGTTCGGGGATTCGGGCGTCCGGGGCATGTGTCCATCCTGCCGTCTCGCGTGCCGCCGCTCCGGTTACGACTCGGCGAAGAACCGCTGGCGCTCCACGTCGATGTCGCGCAGCCGCACCCGCAGCGCACGCCCGCCATCCGAATCCGCGGGGACACGCTGCACGGCACCCAGGAGCTCCTGCTTCTCGTGCTCCAGCTGGCGCAGCACGAGGCGCCGGGCGAGGTCGGTCGCGGAGGCCACGGCCCCCGCCTCGTCCCGCGCGGGGAACGGCGTCATCAGGAGTTCACCGGCGAGCGACCGATAGGGCTCGCGCACGCTGTTGACCGCGTCGGTCACCCATCCGGGCCGGCTGCGGTCGGGAGCGGCCGCGACCGCCTCGCGCACCGCATCGAGTCCCGGCGTGCGGAACGGCTCGGCGAGGGCCCGCGTCAGCAGCGCCGCGTCGACCTGGTGTCCGTACTGCAGAGCCCCCATGAGCGCATCGCGCTCCACGGCGACGTCAGGCGAACGCGGGAGGCTCGCCAGCGTGACGGCGGCCACGACCGGGGCTCCCGTCGCGGGATCGACGCGCGGGGCGGACTCGCGACGCGTCGGCGGCGTGGTCTGGGCGCCGCGCGCGGCGCGTTCGACCTCCCCGTGCACCTCCGTCGGATCCATGCCGAGCCGCCGGGCGAGCACCCGTTCGTAGCCCGGACGCAGCAGTCGGTCCCGGATCTCGGCGACGATCGGCGCCGCGGCGCGCAACGCGCCGACCCGCCCCTCCACGGTGGCGAGATCGAAGCCCGCGAGCTTGCGGTCGATCGCGAACTCGAACATCGGCTGCTTGGCGTCCATCAGCCCGCGCACCGCCGCGTCCCCGCGTTGCAGCCGGAGGTCGCACGGGTCGAGGCCGTCCGGTGCGACCGCGACGAACGTCTGCGCGTTGAACCGGTCGTCCTCCGTGAACGCCCGCAGCGCGGCCTTCTGCCCCGCCTCGTCGCCGTCGAAGGTGAACACGACCTCGCCGGATGCGTTGTCGTCGCCCATGACCCGGCGGAGGACCTTGATGTGCTCCGCGCCGAAGGCGGTGCCACACGTCGCGACCGCCGTCGTCAGGCCCGCCAGGTGGCAGGCCATCACGTCGGTGTACCCCTCCACGACGACGACGCGACGAGGGTCGCCGCGGGAGATGTCGCGCTTGGCGAGATCGAGCCCGTAGAGCACTTGGGCCTTCTTGTAGATCGGCGTCTCCGGGGTGTTCAGGTACTTCGGGCCCTGATCGTCGTCGAAGAGCTTGCGGGCGCCGAAGCCGATCGTCTGCCCCGACACATCCCGGATCGGCCACACCAGGCGCCCACGGAACCGGTCGTACACCCCGCGTTGCCCGGTCGAGACGAGCCCGGCGGTGCTCAGCTCCTCACGCGTGAAACCCTGCGCGGTGAGGGCCTTGAGCATGCCGTCCCAGCCCCGCGGGGCGAAGCCGACACCGAAGTGCGCCGCCGCCCCCGCGTCGAAACCGCGCTCACCGAGGAACCGGCGCGCGGCCTCGGCGTCCGGCGACAGCAGCTGGGAGCGGAAGAACTCCGCGGCGGCGGTGTTCGCCGCATAGAGGCGGCTGCGGCCGCTCGTCTCCGGCGCCGCGCCCCCGTCCTCGTAGTGCAGGGTGTAGCCGATGCGCCCGGCGAGCCGCTCGACCGCCTCCGTGAAGCTCACGTGATCCATCGCCCGCAGGAACGAGTAGACGTCTCCCGACTCCCCGCAGCCGAAGCAGTGGTAGTACCCGACCTGCTGACGCACGTGGAAGCTGGGGCTCTTCTCGTCGTGGAAGGGGCACAGGCCCTTGAGCGAGCCGACCCCCGCGGACTTCAGGGCGACGCGCTCCCCGACGATGTCGGCGATGTTCGTGCGGGCCTTGACCTCGTCGACGTCGGCCTGCCGGATGCGGGGCATCAGTGCACGCCTTCAGCGACAGGGCGCCTCTCGACAGGGGTCCGCGCGCCGGGGCGCGCGTGACGCGGCGTCCAGATGCCGACCTCCGCGGGGTCGATCTCGCCGACCAGCCGGTTGTGCCAGTCGATCGCGCTCTGGTCCGTCAGACTCGCGATCTGATCGACGACGACCCGCGCCCGCTCCGCATCGCTCTCCGCGGCGACGAAGTCGGCGGCGAATGCCGGCTCCAGCACATCGGCCCCGGCCGACCAGAGGGTGTCGGTCGACCACAGGGCGTCGGCCAGGCGCTTGAGCACCCGGCGCTGCTCCTTGTACACGCCCTTTCTCGCGTCGATCGTGACGATCGCCTGCCCCATGATCCCCTTGAGGACGGCGATCTCGACCTCGACGACCCGCGGCACGATGACGTGGGCGTTGTAGCGGACCAGGGCGGTCCCCCCGAAGGCGTCACGCGTGGCGGAGACCGCCGCACGGGCGAACCGGCCGATGAGATCGCTGGTCAGGTTCTTGAGGCGGGCGAGGTCCTGCCGGGAGCGGTCGAACGAGGCGAGCCACATCGGCTGCGAGGCGAGCCGGTAGAGCGCGTCGGCGAGCTCGTCGCGGGTGAAGTCGTAGCCCACCCACTGCTGGATCCGGCTGAGCAGCGCCTCGTGCGCCGCCGGGTCGGCCAGCTGGGCGACGTCGACGTAGCCGTTGACGATCGCGTCCTCGAAGTCGTGCACCGAATACGCGATGTCGTCGGACAGATCCATGATCTCGGCCTCGATGCAGCGCAGGCGCCCCGGCGCCCCCTCGCGCATCCACCGGAACACCGCCTCGTCCTCCGGGTAGACGCCGAATTTGAGCCGTCCTCCGGGGTCGGGCACGGGGCTGTCGACCGTCCACGGGTACTTGCAGGTCGCGTCCAGGCTCGCGCGGGTCAGGTTCAGTCCCACCGAGGAGCCGTCGGCGTCGAGCACCTTCGCCTCCAGGCGGGTGAGGATGCGCAGCGACTGGGCGTTGCCCTCGAAGCCCCCGATCGCCTCGGCCCACTCGTTCAGCGCGCGCTCGCCGTTGTGACCGAAGGGCGGATGGCCGAGGTCGTGGCTCAGACATGCCGTGTCGACGACGTCGGCCGAGACACCGAGCGCCGCCGCGAGCTCCCGGCCGACCTGCGCCACCTCGAGCGAGTGGGTCAGGCGGTTGCGGGCGAAGTCCGCCGTGCTCGCCGGGCTCAGCACCTGGGTCTTGGCCGCGAGCCTCCGCAGCGCGGCGGAATGCAGCACCCGGGCGCGGTCGCGGGCGAAGTCGTCGCGCTCGGAACGGTGGGTCTCCGCGAAGAAGCGCTCCGCGTCGCGCACGTCATAGCCGTCGGCGCGAGAGCCGACCCGGGGGTCATCCGCCACTGTTCTCGATCTCCGCTCCACGCATCATCTCCGAGGCCGACGACGCGAGCTCGCGCGACTCCAGCCACTTCTCCGGGAGGGCCGTCCGCTTCGGATGCCCCGCGCGTCCGCGCTGGCCCTCCGCGTCGGCACCGGGGTACGGGGCCGAGCGATCCAGTCGGCCCAGGAGATCGTCGATCTCCTGCAGACTCGACGCCGTCGCGAGGCCCGTCCGGATGTCGCCGCCCACCGGATAGCCCTTGAAGTACCAGGACACGTGCTTGCGGATGTCGCGGCACCCGCGATCCTCGTCCTCGAAGAACTCGACGAGGAGTTCCGCGTGCCGCCGGAAGGCATCCGCGACGAAGCCGAGCGTCGCGTCGACCGTCTTGCCCTCTCCCCCGAAGGCGAGGGCGAGCTGACCGAAGAGCCACGGGCGTCCGAGACAGCCGCGGCCGACCACGACGCCGTCGCAGTCGGTCTCCGCCATCATGCGCACCGCGTCGTCGGCCGACCAGATGTCGCCGTTGCCGAGCACCGGGATGCTGGTGACGGCCTGCTTCAGCTCGCCGATCGCACTCCAGTCCGCGTGGCCGGAGTAGAACTCGCTCGCGGTGCGGGCGTGCAGCGCGACCGCGGCGGCCCCCGCGTCCTCCGCGGCGCGGCCGGCGTCGAGGAACGTGAGGTGGTCGCGATCGATGCCCTTGCGCATCTTGACGGTGAGGGGGATGTCTCCCGCGGCCTTGACCGCCTGATCGACGATGTCCGCGAAGAGCCTCGACTTCCACGGCAGGGCGGCGCCGCCGCCCTTGCGGGTCACCTTCGGCACCGGGCAGCCGAAGTTGAGGTCGATGTGGTCGGCGTGATCCTCCGCGACGATGATGCGCACGGCCTCCGCGATCGTCTTCGGGTCGACGCCGTAGAGCTGGATGGAACGCGGCGTCTCCGACTCGTGGTGCCGGATCAGACGCATGGTCGTCTCATTGCGCTCGACCAGCGCGCGGGATGTGATCATCTCGCTCACGTACAGGCCGGCGCCGTACTCCCGGCACAGACGCCGGAACGCCGTGTTCGTGATGCCGGCCATGGGCGCGAGCACGACCGGCACGTCGAGGTCGATCGGGCCGATGCGGAGGGGGCGGGCGGGGGCGGTGGCGACAGTCATGACGTGTCCATTCTCCCAGACCCGGAGCCGGTGGGGATGCGGCGACCTAAGCTGTGCATATGACCGATTCCGCGCTCCGTTCCATCCCCTTCACCGACGCCCAGGGGCAGGAGAAGACTCTGGACGATCTCGGCGCCGACGTGGTGCTCGTGGTGAACGTCGCCTCCAAGTGCGGCCTCACCCCGCAGTACGAGCAGCTCGAGGAGCTGCAGCGCCGGTTCGGCGACCGCGGTTTCACCGTCGTCGGGTTCCCGTGCAACCAGTTCTTCGGTCAGGAGCCCGGGTCGGTCGACGAGATCCTCGAGTTCTGCTCCACCACGTACGGCGTCTCGTTCCCGGTGAACGACAAGGTCAAGGTCAACGGCAAGAACGCCGCCGAGCTATACAAGGCGCTCAAGGAGACTCCGGACGCCGGCGGCAAGGCCGGGCGGGTCGAGTGGAACTTCGAGAAGTTCCTCGTGCTGCCCGACGGCGACGTGCTGCGGTTCCGCCCGAAGCAGAAGCCCGACGCGCCGGAGATCGTCGAGGCCATCGAGGCGGCACTCACCCGCTGAACCCGGACCGTTCACCTGCCGGTCCCTCCGTCGACACTTCGCCTCCCTAGTCTCGCCGCGGCGATACGCGCCCGGAGACGAAGGAGACCACGCATGCCCGACCGACTGCCCCTCAGCCGGCGAACAGTCCTCACCGCGGGAGCGCTCGGCGCGCTCGGCACCGCGCTCCCCCTCGGCACGACTGCCGCCACGGCGGACACGGTCGCGGCCGCGCCCGGTGCGGGCCCCGCACGCGCCCTGCGGTTCCGCGCCGCCGGCACGTTCCGCGTCGTCCAGTTCAACGACACCCAGGACGACGAGCGCACGGACCGCCGCACCGTCGAGCTGATGGGGAAGGTGCTCGACCGGGAGAAGCCGGACTTCGTCGTCATCAACGGCGACGTCATCACGGGCGGATGCGAGACGAGGCTCGCGGTGAAGCAGGCGATCAACAACGTGGTCAGCCCGATGGAGTCCCGCCGCATCCCGTGGGCCGTCACGTTCGGCAACCACGACGAGGACTCGCTGCCGCAGTCCGGCGTCGACGAGGCGGGGATGCTGAAGATCTACCGCTCCTACGAGTACAACGTCAACGCCGAGAACACCCGCGGGGTGACGGGCACGAGCAACACGATCGTGACGATCGGCTCCGCGGCGAAGAAGAACCGCGAGGCGTTCGCCCTCTGGCTGATGGACTCCGGCCGTTACGCACCGGACGCCATCGCCGGACAGGACTTCGCCGGCTACCCGGCATGGGATTGGCTGCGCATGGACCAGGTGGCCTGGTACCGCGACCAGTCCCAGCGGCTGGAACAGCGTCGGGGGCGCAAGGTCCCGGGCCTCATGTTCCTGCACATCGCGCTCTGGGAGCATCGGTTCATGTGGTGGGGCGGAGTGAACACCCGCACGGCAGCCGATGCCGCCCGCGGCAAGGCCCGCCACGGCATCGTCGGGGAGCGCAATGAGGATGAGTGCCCCGGGCCGTTCAACTCGGGGATGTTCAACGCGATCCTCGAGCGGGGAGACGTGAAGGGCGTGTTCGTCGGGCATGACCACGTCAACGATTACATGGGCGACTACTACGGCGTCCTGCTCGGCTACGCTCCCGGAACCGGCTTCGGTGCGTACGGCCTCGACGGCGCGGAACGGAACCGCCTGCGCGGCGCCCGCGTCTTCGAGCTGACGGAGACGGGCGACGAGGTCGCGATCGCGACCCGCGTCGTCTACGCCCGGGACCTCGGCATCGACCTCACCGCGAACGATCAGCCGATGGAGCCGCTGCCGCTGGCTCCGCGTCAGCAGCGTCTCTGAGGGCGGACGGCGACGACGGCGGGGACCCCGACCCGGGTCCCCGCCGTCGTCCGTCGGCCGGTGTCAGGCCTCGACCGCGTCAGCGCGCTGCGACCACAGGTCGCGGATCACGTTCTCGAACGCGGCCGGCGGCTGGGCGCCGCTGATGCCGTACTGCCCGTCGACCACGAAGAACGGCACACCCTGGATCCCGTAGGCGCGGGCCTGGGCCTGGTCGCGCCGCACGTCGGGGAGGTACTGCTCGCTCTCGAGTGCGGCGCGGGCACGGTCGGCGTCGAGTCCGACCTCGGCGGCCAGCGCCACGAGGTCGTCGATGCGCCCCACGTGCTTGCCCTCCGTGAAGTACGCGGACATGAGCCGCTCCTCCATCTCGTGCTGTCGGCCCTCCGCC is from Microbacterium sp. BLY and encodes:
- a CDS encoding glutathione peroxidase gives rise to the protein MTDSALRSIPFTDAQGQEKTLDDLGADVVLVVNVASKCGLTPQYEQLEELQRRFGDRGFTVVGFPCNQFFGQEPGSVDEILEFCSTTYGVSFPVNDKVKVNGKNAAELYKALKETPDAGGKAGRVEWNFEKFLVLPDGDVLRFRPKQKPDAPEIVEAIEAALTR
- the dusB gene encoding tRNA dihydrouridine synthase DusB, whose translation is MTVATAPARPLRIGPIDLDVPVVLAPMAGITNTAFRRLCREYGAGLYVSEMITSRALVERNETTMRLIRHHESETPRSIQLYGVDPKTIAEAVRIIVAEDHADHIDLNFGCPVPKVTRKGGGAALPWKSRLFADIVDQAVKAAGDIPLTVKMRKGIDRDHLTFLDAGRAAEDAGAAAVALHARTASEFYSGHADWSAIGELKQAVTSIPVLGNGDIWSADDAVRMMAETDCDGVVVGRGCLGRPWLFGQLALAFGGEGKTVDATLGFVADAFRRHAELLVEFFEDEDRGCRDIRKHVSWYFKGYPVGGDIRTGLATASSLQEIDDLLGRLDRSAPYPGADAEGQRGRAGHPKRTALPEKWLESRELASSASEMMRGAEIENSGG
- a CDS encoding metallophosphoesterase family protein, translating into MPDRLPLSRRTVLTAGALGALGTALPLGTTAATADTVAAAPGAGPARALRFRAAGTFRVVQFNDTQDDERTDRRTVELMGKVLDREKPDFVVINGDVITGGCETRLAVKQAINNVVSPMESRRIPWAVTFGNHDEDSLPQSGVDEAGMLKIYRSYEYNVNAENTRGVTGTSNTIVTIGSAAKKNREAFALWLMDSGRYAPDAIAGQDFAGYPAWDWLRMDQVAWYRDQSQRLEQRRGRKVPGLMFLHIALWEHRFMWWGGVNTRTAADAARGKARHGIVGERNEDECPGPFNSGMFNAILERGDVKGVFVGHDHVNDYMGDYYGVLLGYAPGTGFGAYGLDGAERNRLRGARVFELTETGDEVAIATRVVYARDLGIDLTANDQPMEPLPLAPRQQRL